AGCCTTACCGATAAAGCCGGTCTGCAAAGTATTGTCGAGCCTCTGGTGAAAGCCGGGTTCAGTTTTATCGCGACCTCGGGCACGGCCCAGGCCCTGACCGATCTAGGGATTGCCAACCGGGCCATAAAAAAACAGAAGGAAGGCCGTCCCAACGCGATCGATCTGGTGCTTAACCGGGAAATTGATCTGGTGATCAATCTGCCCGGAGACGCCCGTTCGCGCGTGGACTCGCTTTATATTCGAAGGGTCGCCC
This is a stretch of genomic DNA from Pseudomonadota bacterium. It encodes these proteins:
- the carB gene encoding carbamoyl phosphate synthase large subunit (four CarB-CarA dimers form the carbamoyl phosphate synthetase holoenzyme that catalyzes the production of carbamoyl phosphate; CarB is responsible for the amidotransferase activity); this translates as SLTDKAGLQSIVEPLVKAGFSFIATSGTAQALTDLGIANRAIKKQKEGRPNAIDLVLNREIDLVINLPGDARSRVDSLYIRRVALDHGVPYFTTLPGAQAAAAAIAALHEREVNLKAIQDYHAK